One genomic window of Pelodiscus sinensis isolate JC-2024 chromosome 14, ASM4963464v1, whole genome shotgun sequence includes the following:
- the NR2E3 gene encoding photoreceptor-specific nuclear receptor, with protein sequence MSTSPAESLASAGLEDSQAGLSPAPGKALSPVLTCRVCGDSSSGKHYGIYACNGCSGFFKRSVRRKLIYRCQAGTGMCPVDKAHRNQCQACRLKKCLQAGMNKDAVQNERQPRSTAQVRLDSIPRDSDLAPAHLATTREAPPPPCPAPPSLRGPAAAGPGSLGLRVPTPPSNHRFMASLMTAETCAKLEPEDADENIDVTGSEPERSPGQPQASPYPPASPESVYETSARLLFMAVKWAKNLPVFSNLPFRDQVILLEEAWSELFLLCAIQWSMPLESCPLLSVPELSPHTHGKLVSASGDVRILQETIARFKALTIDPAEFACMKAIVLFKPETRGLKDPEQVENLQDQSQVMLDQHNRTHYPSQPVRFGKLLLLLPSLRFISSDRIELLFFRRTIGNTPMEKLLCDMFKN encoded by the exons atgtccacctcccccgcCGAGTCCCTCGCCAGCGCGGGGCTGGAGGACAGCCAGGCAG GGCTCAGCCCGGCccccggcaaagccctgagcccgGTGCTGACGTGCCGGGTGTGCGGGGACAGCAGCAGCGGGAAGCACTACGGCATCTACGCCTGCAATGGCTGCAGTGGCTTCTTCAAGAGGAGCGTGAGGAGGAAGCTCATTTACCG gtgccaggctgggacgGGCATGTGCCCCGTGGACAAGGCCCACAGGAACCAGTGCCAGGCCTGCCGCCTGAAGAAGTGCCTGCAAGCTGGCATGAACAAAGACG cGGTGCAGAACGAGCGCCAGCCCCGCAGCACGGCACAGGTGCGACTCGACAGCATCCCGCGGGACAGCGACCTGGCGCCCGCCCACCTGGCCACCACGCGGGAGGCCCCGCCGCCGCCCTGTCCCGCCCCGCCGAGCCTCCGGGGCCCTGCCGCCGCCGGGCCGGGCAGCCTGGGGCTCCGGGTGCCCACGCCGCCCAGCAACCACCGCTTCATGGCCAGCCTGATGACGGCCGAGACCTGTGCCAAGCTGGAGCCGGAGGACG CCGACGAGAACATCGACGTGACGGGCAGCGAGCCCGAGCGGAGCCCGGGGCAGCCCCAGGCGTCCCCctacccccccgccagcccggaGAGCGTCTACGAAACCTCCGCCCGCCTCCTCTTCATGGCCGTGAAGTGGGCCAAGAACCTGCCGGTCTTCTCCAACCTGCCCTTCCGCGACCAG GTGATTTTGCTGGAGGAAGCCTGGAGCGAGCTGTTCCTCCTCTGTGCCATCCAGTGGTCCATGCCTCTGGAGAGCTGCCCGCTGCTCTCCGTGCCTGAGCTCTCCCCGCACACCCACGGGAAGCTGGTGTCTGCCAGTGGGGATGTCCGCATCCTGCAGGAAACCATCGCCCGCTTCAAGGCCCTGACCATCGACCCCGCGGAGTTCGCCTGTATGAAGGCCATCGTGCTCTTCAAACCAG AGACGCGAGGCCTGAAGGATCCGGAGCAGGTGGAGAACTTGCAGGATCAGTCGCAGGTGATGCTGGACCAGCACAACCGGACGCACTACCCCAGCCAGCCTGTCAG GTTCGGGaaactgctcctgctcctcccctccctgaggTTTATCTCCTCCGACCGCATCGAGCTCCTCTTCTTCCGCAGAACCATCGGGAACACGCCCATGGAGAAGCTGCTCTGCGACATGTTCAAAAACTGA